The Alphaproteobacteria bacterium DNA segment TGGCAGCGCGTGCGCTGGGGGCGGTTCATGGCGCGGATCATTTCCTGCTGCATATACCATTGCATCATGGCGTCGGATTCGGCCTGACGCTGGGCCAGTTCGGTTTGATGCGCGTTGTCCAGATCGCGCTTGATTTGCACAGAGGCGGCGGCGAATTGAGGCATCATCTCGGCCACAATCCGTTGATCCTCTTGCGCGGCCTGACCCCATGTGAGCTGGCGTTTGACAAGGCGCAGCATCACCTCGTCCCGACGTGTCATCAGGTTATTCATGATCGGCACAAGGCTTGGGGTCACGGACCACATCTCGTCCATGGCCACCTTTTTACAAGGAATCTTGTCATCATGCAGGGCCATCAGAAGCTTGGCTTCGGCCTTGGTGGGCTTGGTGTCGTCCGTTAGCTCCGCCATTCTATAATCGGGATTGTCGGGTGTGGTGATGTGACGAATGATGGGCAGATATTGCGGCTTGCTGTTCGCCGCTTGGATACAAGCCTTCAGGTTGTTCATCGAAACCTGGCTAACTTGCGCGATTTTTTGGGATTCTTGTTGAGCCGCTGTGGCCGTACAGGCGGCCAAGGACACAGCGACAAGACATAGCATCAGCATCCGCATGGCCCGCTCCCTTAAGATGGGTTCAAGCGGGGATGGTGCCAGAGCTTTTCGTCATTCTTGTGACAAGAAACCGTTTCTTACACGTTGAACTTAAAGTGCATGATGTCGCCGTCCACGACCAGATATTCTTTGCCTTCCTGGCGTACCTTGCCGGCTTCGCGGCAAGCCGACTCGCCGCCCAGGCGGACGTAATCGTCATAAGCGATGGTCTCGGCGCGGATAAAGCCGCGTTCGAAATCGGTGTGGATGGCCCCAGCGGCTTGCGGAGCCTTAGCCCCGTGAGGGATGGTCCATGCGCGGGTTTCTTTGGGACCTACGGTAAAGAAGGTGATCAGGTCAAGCAGGGTATATCCCGCGCGGATCACTCGGTTCAGGCCGGGTTCGTCCAGGCTTAGCGTGTCGAGAAAGTCTTTCTGCTCTTCCGGCGCAAGCTGGGCGATTTCCGACTCGATGGCGGCACTGATAATCACCGCCGCGCCGCCCTCGCTTTTTGCCATGGCAGCGACCTTGGCCGCCAGCGCGTTGCCGGTGGCCGCCTCGCTTTCACCGACATTGCACGCATACAAGACCGGCTTGGCCGTCAATAATTGCAGAGTTTGCAAACGCGCCGCGTCTTCATGGGATAGTTCCGTGCGCAAACGGCGCACGGGTTTGCCCTCGCGCAGCAGGGCCAGGGCTTGTTCCATCACGGGGGCGATAGCCTTTGACTCCATGTCACCGGCGCGAGCCTTCTTGACGGTCGCATCGGTGCGACGCTCTAAGGAATCGAGATCGGCCAGCATCAACTCGGTCTCAACCGTGGCGGCATCGCGCAACGGATCCACCGAGCCTTCCACATGAGTCACCTCGCCCTCGAAGCAGCGCAGCACATGCACCAGGGCATCGACTTGGCGGATATGCCCCAAAAATTGGTTGCCCAATCCTTCGCCCTTGCTGGCCCCGCGCACCAGTCCGGCGATATCCACAAATTCCAGCTGAGTGGGCACTGTTTTGACGGAGTTGGCCAATATCGCCAATCGGTCGATCCGTTCATCCGGCACCGCCACGCGGCCCACATTCGGCTCGATGGTGCAAAAAGGATAATTCGCAGCCTGCGCCGACATGGTGCGCGTGAGGGCGTTGAACAAGGTGGATTTGCCGACATTGGGCAAACCGATGATGCCGCAGTTAAAGCCCATGGGAAGAAGCCTTTTCAGTGTTTTTGGGAGCCGCCTTGTCTTGCATGGCAATAGCCACGCGACTGGCGAAGGTGTCGTTCTGGCCTGTCAGCATCAAGGGCAATTCTCGCGCCACGACAGACAGCCACAGGCTAAGGGGGGCTTGCTCGTCATCGCCAAAGCGGCTGAGAACATGGCCGGTCACGTCTTCGCGCTCGCCCGGATGGCCTATCCCCATGCGTATGCGCCAATAATCCGTGCCGATTTGCTGGTCGATGGAGCGTAGGCCGTTGTGTCCGCCCGCGCCGCCGCCGCGTTTCACGCGAAGTTTGCCAAAGGCCAAGTCCAGATCGTCGTGGAACACGATCAATTGGCCGGGCTTGGCCCGGCAGGCTTGCAGCATCGGGCCGACGGATTGGCCGGAAAGATTCATGAATGTTTGCGGCTTAAGCAGAACAAGGCGGTGTTCCCCAATGCTTCCTTCGGCTATCAGAGCGTCCCGACTCTTTTTCCAAGCGGGGAAGCCATAAGCTTGCGCCACCGCATCCAAGGCCAGAAAGCCGATATTGTGGCGTGTGCCGGAATAGGCAGGGCCGGGATTCCCCAGCCCTGCCAATATCCAGTGAGTGCCTTGCAAAGACAAGACGGAACCAGACGTGAAGGCGTGTTAGGCCTTCTTGCCTTTGTCGCCACCGCCCGCAGGGGCCTTGCCCTTGTCGCCGCTGGCAGGCGTTTTGCCGCCAGCTGCAGGGGTGCCTTCGGCTTTCTTCTCGCCTTCGGCAGCGCCTTCGCCTTCGCCCGATTCGGACTTCTCTTCCGAACGTTGGGCAGATGGCGCGGCGATGGTGGCGATGGTGGTATCCATCTCAATCATCGGCGTGACATCTTTGGGCATGCTGACATTGGACAAATGAATCGTATCGCCAATGTCCAAGCTGCCAATATCCGCCACCAATTTTTCGGGGATGTTCTCGGCCGAGCACATCACGTCGATTTCATGCAGAACGATGTTCAGCATGCCGCCGCGCTTGATGCCTGGCGAGGTCTCGATGTTCAGGAATTCCATGGGCACATGGGTGTGCACGCGCGTGTTCTTGCCCACGCGCAGGAAATCCATATGGATCGGCTGATCCGTGACCGGATCGCGCTGAATGTCGCGCGGCAATACGCGATGCTTCGTGCCATCCACGTCCAGCTCAATGATATGGCTGAAGAAGCCGGCACGACGGATGGTCTTGACGACTTCAAAGCCGTCCAGGGAAAGCATCACCGGCGTTTCACCGCCGCCATAAATGACCGCCGGCACACGATTGGCGCGACGTGTCGTACGAGCGGCCCCCTTGCCGGCTCGGTCCCGCCGCTGCGCGGCGAGAGCAACTGTTGTCTGGCTCATTGGCCCATACTCCTTGATTAAGACACAACAACCCCCTGGCCTCCAAGGGTGCCTCGGTGGGTGCGCTTTGATAGCAGGTTTTTTGTGGGAATGGAAAGAGTTGCATGCCGTTTCATACAAAGAAACGGCATGGCTGCATGGATTTACGGGAAAAGGCTTAACAAACGCTGATAGAAGGTCTGATCAATCTTCGTGCCCAGACCGCTTAGCGCGCCAAGAATGGCGATCGAAACCATGCCCGCGACCAAGGCGTATTCGATGGATGTCGCGGCGGCTTCATCTTTGAATAATGCTTTAAAGTCTAGGAGTTCGTACATGCATGCCCCCCGCCTGCATCACGATGCGTTTGTCCCTATACGGATCAGGACACAAAAAAACTCCCGCCGACGGGGGGGCATAGAGGGGCCCCCCCGCGGCTGGAGCCAAGCCAAGTTCGACTTGGCGGACGTCCGGCCTTATGGAAGCGCGGCGTCGACCTTGCTAAAGGTGTTCGACAGTTTCGGACCAAGGGCTGTCAACACACCGACGATCGCAACGGCAATCAGGGCAGCGATCAAGCCATATTCAATGGCGGTGGCGCCCGATTCATCTCTTAGCATCTTCATCATGGGACATTCCTCCGTTCCCTAGTTGACCGACGGTACCGTACTGATTTATTCGATGGGTCTTTCAAACCCACGATGTCATCATAGCGTTACAGTACTTAAATAATCGTAAAAAAACCGAACAATCATCATTAATATGCAGTAAATTCTTAGATAAAATTCTATTTCAATTTTATTTAAAGTCAGTTAATTATAGTATTACTTGATATAAGCAATATTTTTAATTAGAATATTTTTATCATTGTACTAATATTATCATATAAAGACAGGATATGTCATAGATAATGTTACATTAAATTTGATTTATTCCAATCGATCCATACCTTAAATATATTTCATATTTTTTTATAACTGGAGTGACATTTCCATTCATTATGGAAAAGCGGGAACTTCTTTTTAGAGATTCCATTGAAGCAACGCATGTGTTGCTTGGCTTGATTCTAGAAAACGGCCTTCTTTGAGGGCAACTAATCCAGGCCGGGTCCGAACCGATTTGGGGCCGGCCTACCCCCATGCTAGACACAATAAAACCGTTACTCCCCACGATGTTAGTCAGCATGAAGAGCTTGCACAACGATAGGCGGGCGTAGCGTAAACCCGCTACGACCACACCACAAACAGATGGTAGGGACTGGGCAGGTGCTACGCTCTTCCTACCCAGCCTCATAGCTCAGCACTTGTCCGCGCGGCGTGGTGATAGACAGTTTCCGCCCATGTCTATTTGGCAAAGATTCGACTCGGCCCAGAGTGTGCGTCTTGATACCGACAGCATGGGCCAGGCTAGTGATCGTGGCAACGGCCTTGGGATCGCAGACGATCTCCATGCCCCAGCCCATATTGAAGGAGGGATACATATCCTCATCCGGCAACTGGGTCTCACGCTGGACGAACTGGGAGAAGGGCGAGACAGGCACATCGTCTTTGACATAATGCACGCCCTTGCCAAATCCCAGGCCTTTGGTTTGACCGCCGCCTGTGTTGTGGATCACGGCGGATAGCTGCGAGCGGCACTCGCGGAATATCAGCGCCATCAATGGCAGATAGGTGCGCGTGGGGGAAAGCAATGCATCTTGAACCGTCATGCCATTCAGTTCAGGAATTCCATCGGCCAGGTGGCACGGGCCGGCATAGGCTTTTTCGCCCAAACGCGCCTCGAATGTGTCGGGATAAGCGCGATAATCGGAGTGCAGCAGGCGATGGCGCAGCAAGGTCAGCCCGTTGGCGCGGACGCCTGAATTGGGACGATCTTCCCAAACCGCCTGACCGTCCGAAGCCAATCCCACAATGACATGGCCGGGTTTGACTTTGCTGGCATTGATGAAATCACGGCGATCCATCTCGGTGACCATGGCCACATTTAGCAATAGGCTGGGCGTTAGGTCGCTGACATCGGCGGTCTCGCCAGATCCGATGCGAAGATGAATAGCGTCTTGGTACCCACAGATTTCTTTCGTCACGTTATGGATATGCGCGGCGAAATCATGATAACCGCCGATGATGGCCGCCAGAATAGGATCGGCATCGGCGCGCGAAATTCGATTGCGATCCACCACATTCATCACATGAAACGGGCCGAGCGCTCCGACGCAAAGCAAGTCATCCGTATTCATCACCAGGGCATCTTGCGCCAGGCCAGCAAAAATGCTTTTGGCCAATTCGGTGCGCACCTGGGCAGATGTGTGAGGTTGAATCTGTGTCAGATAGACCAGCCACGCCAATGCGGCCTTGGTCCCTGCCCCGTCCACGTGATCGAGCATGCATGTGCCTAGATTGCCGCTGAGGCTGGGCCAAGCCTTACAAAAAGCCCCCGGGAAAATGCTCTGATCGTTTTGATCAACCACGTCATGCACGGCTTCTTTGCTTGTGGACACACCAAGTTTTGCGTAAGCGGCGGACTCGACGGCCATGGATGTATTCTCCTAGAATTAGAACGGATGCCCAGCCGTTATAATTTTCTTTCCGTCTAATGACAATGGATATTGTCCACATTTCTTACCGAAGGGGCTTCTACATCGAGGCGTTGAGGAAAGCGATGGCCAAACACGGCAAACTGGAAATCTTCAACACGGATATCCTATGATTCTATAGCCGAGATGTTTTGTATGCGTGCCAAATATTTCGGCTTACACCCTAATTCTCGACATAAATAGGACCATTGCATTCCCATCTGCACTCTATGATCATGAATGATGTTAGCGTTCGAATCATCGATGATTCTGTGAGAAGAGGTGAAGCATGTATCAACGCACCACGCGCAGTATCAGCGTCAGCGTCCAGCCGATTTTCTTGGAGGACGAGTCGGAGCCCGACAGCAATCGCTATGTCTGGGCTTACCATATCCGGATCGAGAATAAAGGCCGCGAGACGGTCCAGCTGCGCCAACGCTATTGGAAGATCACCGACGCGCATGGCCATACCGCCGAACTGCGCGGCGCGGGGGTCGTGGGTGAGCAACCCGTTTTGAACCCAGGCGAAAGCTTTGAATACACCAGCGGAACCCCATTGACGACGCCCACCGGAATCATGCTGGGCAGCTATGAGATGTCAACCCAGCAAGGGGAGACCTTCGAAGTCCCAATCCCGCCCTTTTCATTGGACAGTCCGCATCATCCGATGGTCAGGCATTAGAACGGCATGATGACGTCCAAGACCTGCTGACCGTAACGCGGTTGTTGCACGTCGATGATCTGGCCACGCCCACCATACGAGACTCGGGCTTCGGCGATCTGGTCGTAATTCACCGAATTGGCCGAGCTGATATCCTCGGGCCGCACAACGCCGGCCACGGTCAATTCACGCATTTCGTAGTTCACCACGATTTGTTGTTTCCCTTGTAGGACCAGATTTCCATTCGGGAGGACCTGGGTAATCATCGCGGCCACGCGCAATTGAATCGTCTCGCCGCGATCAATTTCGCCCGAGCCGGAATTGCTGGTTTTGCTGCTCAGATCCACCAGTTTTTCAGGGTCCACCGCATCGGGGAAATATTTGGCCAACTTACTTTCAAAGCCCCATAGGCTGGGCATGCCCGCGCTGTCGCTATTGTCGCGGCCACGCTTGGTCTTATTCGACATCTTGGCCTTTTCATCCAAGTTGATATTGATGGTCAAGATATCCCCCACCCTACTGGCACGCTGGTCACGGAAAAATGCGCGCGAGCCTGCCCGCCACAACGAATTGGGCTGACGATTATCGGGCATCGGCGTGGGCATGGGCAGGCTGACCGTTTGCGCCTGAGCGGGCGGAGGCGCGATCTGCGCCAGCTTTGGCGCGGAGCCGATCTCCTCGAACCGCGAACCGGCATTGCATCCGGGCAAGGCCAGGACGGCAATCAAGGCAGCCGTACCCACGGCGCGGCACGAGAAAGGCTTCATGGAATATCCCCTTGTGTCTGTTGAATCTGGGCAGTTTGACGGCTCTCTTGCGGCAGATTGACCTCGACCAAACCGCTGCCTATCACGACGGCCTCGATGGTGCGGTTGCTTTGCGTATTCAAGATGCGTACGACCTCGCCCTTAGCGCCATCTTGTTGCGCGCGGCCTTGCATCGACATGTGCAAAACGGGGGAGCGCACTTCCACCGTCACCGGCTTGCCGCGCAAGACCAGGCGTTCGGCCTGCACATCAGCGCGGCGCAGAGGTTGACCGACCAACAAGGCACGGCGCGCCTCCTTACCGATCAACGAACCGGCATCCTGGATGGCATCTCCCGACACGCGATCGGCGGGCCATAGCTGGTCTTCAAGGTCCACGGCGCGCACCACCTCGCCCAATTCGATCCGGCGCACAGGAACGGGAAGGCTGATTTGCGTGTTCACGCGACCCGTCACCGTCACCACATCCTCACCCGCCGTCAGGCTGGCAGTGAAGAAATTGCGAGATTTCTCATAAGTGATATCCGCAACGCGCGCCATGCCATGCCCATCGGCAGGCAGCTTTAGACTGATCGTGCTTTGGCCGGGCAAGACGGTCCAGGACGCGCCGTCCACTTTGTCATGCAAGGCTTCCGTCAACAGGCCCACCAACGCGGCGCGATCCAGGCTGACCCGGTTATCAGCGCCCGTTGCGATCTGCGGCGCGCCAAACATGACCAAGGCC contains these protein-coding regions:
- a CDS encoding aminoacyl-tRNA hydrolase; translation: MQGTHWILAGLGNPGPAYSGTRHNIGFLALDAVAQAYGFPAWKKSRDALIAEGSIGEHRLVLLKPQTFMNLSGQSVGPMLQACRAKPGQLIVFHDDLDLAFGKLRVKRGGGAGGHNGLRSIDQQIGTDYWRIRMGIGHPGEREDVTGHVLSRFGDDEQAPLSLWLSVVARELPLMLTGQNDTFASRVAIAMQDKAAPKNTEKASSHGL
- the apaG gene encoding Co2+/Mg2+ efflux protein ApaG, which produces MYQRTTRSISVSVQPIFLEDESEPDSNRYVWAYHIRIENKGRETVQLRQRYWKITDAHGHTAELRGAGVVGEQPVLNPGESFEYTSGTPLTTPTGIMLGSYEMSTQQGETFEVPIPPFSLDSPHHPMVRH
- a CDS encoding 50S ribosomal protein L25/general stress protein Ctc, whose amino-acid sequence is MSQTTVALAAQRRDRAGKGAARTTRRANRVPAVIYGGGETPVMLSLDGFEVVKTIRRAGFFSHIIELDVDGTKHRVLPRDIQRDPVTDQPIHMDFLRVGKNTRVHTHVPMEFLNIETSPGIKRGGMLNIVLHEIDVMCSAENIPEKLVADIGSLDIGDTIHLSNVSMPKDVTPMIEMDTTIATIAAPSAQRSEEKSESGEGEGAAEGEKKAEGTPAAGGKTPASGDKGKAPAGGGDKGKKA
- a CDS encoding Flp family type IVb pilin, with the translated sequence MMKMLRDESGATAIEYGLIAALIAVAIVGVLTALGPKLSNTFSKVDAALP
- the ychF gene encoding redox-regulated ATPase YchF: MGFNCGIIGLPNVGKSTLFNALTRTMSAQAANYPFCTIEPNVGRVAVPDERIDRLAILANSVKTVPTQLEFVDIAGLVRGASKGEGLGNQFLGHIRQVDALVHVLRCFEGEVTHVEGSVDPLRDAATVETELMLADLDSLERRTDATVKKARAGDMESKAIAPVMEQALALLREGKPVRRLRTELSHEDAARLQTLQLLTAKPVLYACNVGESEAATGNALAAKVAAMAKSEGGAAVIISAAIESEIAQLAPEEQKDFLDTLSLDEPGLNRVIRAGYTLLDLITFFTVGPKETRAWTIPHGAKAPQAAGAIHTDFERGFIRAETIAYDDYVRLGGESACREAGKVRQEGKEYLVVDGDIMHFKFNV
- a CDS encoding flagellar basal body L-ring protein FlgH; its protein translation is MKPFSCRAVGTAALIAVLALPGCNAGSRFEEIGSAPKLAQIAPPPAQAQTVSLPMPTPMPDNRQPNSLWRAGSRAFFRDQRASRVGDILTININLDEKAKMSNKTKRGRDNSDSAGMPSLWGFESKLAKYFPDAVDPEKLVDLSSKTSNSGSGEIDRGETIQLRVAAMITQVLPNGNLVLQGKQQIVVNYEMRELTVAGVVRPEDISSANSVNYDQIAEARVSYGGRGQIIDVQQPRYGQQVLDVIMPF
- the flgA gene encoding flagellar basal body P-ring formation protein FlgA — its product is MAVLALVMFGAPQIATGADNRVSLDRAALVGLLTEALHDKVDGASWTVLPGQSTISLKLPADGHGMARVADITYEKSRNFFTASLTAGEDVVTVTGRVNTQISLPVPVRRIELGEVVRAVDLEDQLWPADRVSGDAIQDAGSLIGKEARRALLVGQPLRRADVQAERLVLRGKPVTVEVRSPVLHMSMQGRAQQDGAKGEVVRILNTQSNRTIEAVVIGSGLVEVNLPQESRQTAQIQQTQGDIP
- a CDS encoding phosphoribosylformylglycinamidine cyclo-ligase → MAVESAAYAKLGVSTSKEAVHDVVDQNDQSIFPGAFCKAWPSLSGNLGTCMLDHVDGAGTKAALAWLVYLTQIQPHTSAQVRTELAKSIFAGLAQDALVMNTDDLLCVGALGPFHVMNVVDRNRISRADADPILAAIIGGYHDFAAHIHNVTKEICGYQDAIHLRIGSGETADVSDLTPSLLLNVAMVTEMDRRDFINASKVKPGHVIVGLASDGQAVWEDRPNSGVRANGLTLLRHRLLHSDYRAYPDTFEARLGEKAYAGPCHLADGIPELNGMTVQDALLSPTRTYLPLMALIFRECRSQLSAVIHNTGGGQTKGLGFGKGVHYVKDDVPVSPFSQFVQRETQLPDEDMYPSFNMGWGMEIVCDPKAVATITSLAHAVGIKTHTLGRVESLPNRHGRKLSITTPRGQVLSYEAG
- a CDS encoding Flp family type IVb pilin produces the protein MYELLDFKALFKDEAAATSIEYALVAGMVSIAILGALSGLGTKIDQTFYQRLLSLFP